One Candidatus Niyogibacteria bacterium genomic region harbors:
- a CDS encoding glycosyltransferase family 39 protein, with the protein MIYNREMFPNTSWSVLAAILFIFAFVNLYSLSTLTTKPAVWYDEGINIELARNFSEFGKLDLIVEPLVFSGRGANVGSTGYPVTVPLAGFFKAFGFGFSQARIYMLLWMNIFLISLFYFVKKIWNTRIALLVLLLVVSFPSFYANGRSVMGEIPGLAFLLFALVWYFRKKNNFIIGVFLGLAVVSKPSVYAFFIPAFAALFLLDREDFFKKIINFCAGVFLPFLGWLMIYSEAAFSSSLWRALQNHFINPYAAENFTVVGNIQNNLGLFLRSSTLIYFSFFAAVILLAVFLSRDFRKNNRAVLILAGLYALFQLFFFLKSLGYFRYLIAVQIFIFILLPLAIKIIFERFYGDRNSKIFAATFLIFVVSFQTAYLFTKADIFYSNETQDAFGYLRENFEESSIGVINLPSLASLLPPEKKFQNISTYGLRDLGRNPLSFEHEKLPGVVVFESSLILKVADTASLEKFYRLDKKIGRILIYAKKP; encoded by the coding sequence ATGATATATAATAGAGAAATGTTTCCAAACACCTCTTGGTCGGTTTTAGCCGCGATTTTATTTATTTTTGCTTTTGTCAATCTTTATTCATTATCAACTTTAACCACTAAACCGGCTGTATGGTATGACGAAGGCATTAACATTGAACTTGCGCGAAACTTTTCAGAGTTCGGGAAACTTGATCTTATTGTTGAACCGCTCGTATTTTCCGGCAGAGGAGCCAATGTCGGCTCAACCGGCTATCCCGTTACCGTTCCTTTAGCCGGGTTTTTCAAGGCGTTTGGATTCGGATTTTCGCAGGCTAGGATCTACATGCTTTTATGGATGAACATCTTTCTTATAAGTCTCTTTTATTTTGTTAAAAAAATCTGGAATACCCGTATAGCGCTTCTTGTTTTGCTGCTCGTCGTTTCTTTCCCGTCTTTTTATGCCAACGGGCGAAGCGTTATGGGAGAAATTCCCGGGCTCGCCTTTCTGTTATTTGCTTTAGTCTGGTATTTCCGTAAAAAAAATAATTTTATCATCGGCGTCTTTCTCGGACTGGCGGTTGTCAGTAAGCCCTCGGTTTATGCTTTTTTTATTCCGGCTTTCGCGGCGCTTTTTTTATTGGACAGAGAAGATTTTTTTAAAAAGATAATTAATTTTTGTGCGGGAGTATTCCTGCCGTTTTTGGGGTGGCTTATGATATATTCGGAAGCCGCTTTTTCTTCTTCGCTCTGGAGGGCCCTTCAAAATCACTTTATCAATCCGTATGCCGCCGAAAATTTCACTGTCGTCGGAAACATTCAAAATAATCTTGGATTATTCTTGCGTTCTTCAACTTTGATTTACTTTTCTTTTTTCGCGGCTGTTATACTGCTTGCCGTTTTTTTGAGCAGAGATTTTCGTAAAAATAACCGCGCTGTTTTAATACTAGCCGGGCTTTACGCGCTATTTCAACTGTTTTTCTTTCTAAAAAGTTTGGGATATTTTCGTTATCTTATCGCCGTTCAGATTTTTATTTTTATTCTGTTGCCTTTGGCCATTAAAATTATTTTTGAGAGGTTTTATGGCGACCGGAATTCCAAAATTTTTGCCGCCACCTTTCTTATATTTGTTGTTTCGTTTCAGACCGCATATCTATTCACTAAAGCAGATATTTTTTATTCAAACGAAACGCAAGACGCTTTTGGTTATCTTCGTGAGAATTTTGAAGAAAGTTCAATCGGCGTTATTAATTTGCCATCACTCGCGAGTTTGCTGCCGCCGGAAAAAAAATTCCAGAATATTTCCACTTACGGATTAAGGGATTTGGGACGAAATCCGCTTTCGTTTGAACACGAAAAACTTCCTGGAGTCGTTGTTTTTGAATCCTCTCTGATTCTTAAAGTGGCGGATACGGCCAGTCTTGAAAAATTTTACAGACTGGACAAAAAAATCGGCCGGATACTTATATACGCCAAAAAGCCGTAG
- the asnB gene encoding asparagine synthase (glutamine-hydrolyzing) produces the protein MCAINGFNFLDRALIARMNAVNRHRGPDASGIFSEDGISLGHNRLSIIDLSEKAGQPMKSFDEAEVMVFNGEIYNFKELKSELGGSYPFKSESDTEVILAAFRKWGPDCVKKFNGIFVFAIWDRAKREIFLARDHLGVKPLYYYIKDGKFIFSSEIKSILEHAISRRLNLEAFNHYLRVLYVPEPLTMFEDIYKFPQASRGFYKNGELKIEKYWEIEPDNYLRASKARIGEELRNKIQQAVKSQLISDRPLGLYLSGGLDSSILLYNMAQERGKIDTFSVGFSLKEEEQKEKFNADFNLAKKTASFFGTNHNEVIIGPGEVWDFLERSVWQMDEPISNPTASAMLKLSGFAKNKVDVVLAGDGGDELFGGYERYRLSRIATLFQKIPGFLRAPFNLNRKFKKLNTPAGVERFALFMFQKNDILKKVVSSDYFNRDVSKSFFERRYFGQPSETSDSDFKTVFSGNFEETLMNVDRRTWLTDFALMLTDKMSMANGLETRVPFLDKNIVEFAARIPLQYKIDLFNTKKILKNAYRGRIPDYLLNQPKRGWFSPGAKWLRADEFRNRAEEALSPGYYPATKALFDWRDIKQILENHISGKEYNLNILWAILTFQLWAKRFNIHI, from the coding sequence ATGTGCGCGATAAACGGTTTTAATTTTTTGGACCGCGCATTGATTGCGCGTATGAACGCGGTTAATCGCCATCGGGGTCCGGATGCTTCGGGAATTTTTTCCGAGGACGGAATTTCGCTGGGGCATAACCGTTTAAGCATTATTGACCTGTCGGAAAAGGCGGGGCAGCCTATGAAAAGTTTTGATGAAGCGGAAGTTATGGTTTTTAACGGAGAGATTTATAATTTTAAAGAACTCAAGAGCGAACTCGGAGGTTCTTATCCGTTTAAAAGCGAAAGCGACACCGAAGTGATTCTCGCGGCTTTTCGTAAGTGGGGTCCGGATTGCGTTAAAAAATTCAACGGCATTTTCGTTTTTGCCATCTGGGACAGAGCAAAAAGAGAAATTTTTCTCGCCCGCGATCATCTCGGGGTAAAACCGCTTTATTATTATATAAAAGACGGAAAATTTATATTTTCTTCTGAAATTAAATCAATTTTGGAACACGCTATTTCGCGCCGTCTGAATTTGGAGGCCTTTAATCATTATTTGCGCGTTTTATATGTCCCGGAGCCTTTGACGATGTTTGAGGACATATATAAATTCCCGCAGGCAAGCCGCGGATTTTACAAGAACGGGGAATTGAAAATAGAAAAGTATTGGGAAATTGAACCAGACAACTATTTGCGCGCTTCTAAAGCGCGTATCGGGGAAGAGTTAAGAAATAAAATACAGCAGGCGGTTAAATCGCAACTTATATCAGATAGGCCATTGGGACTTTATCTTTCGGGGGGGCTGGATTCGAGTATTCTCCTTTACAATATGGCGCAAGAGCGCGGAAAGATTGACACTTTTTCTGTCGGATTTTCTCTGAAAGAAGAAGAACAGAAAGAAAAATTTAATGCCGATTTTAATTTGGCCAAAAAAACCGCTTCTTTCTTCGGAACGAATCATAATGAGGTTATAATTGGTCCCGGAGAAGTTTGGGATTTTCTTGAACGTTCCGTCTGGCAAATGGATGAACCCATATCAAACCCCACGGCTTCGGCCATGCTGAAGCTTTCCGGTTTTGCCAAAAACAAAGTTGATGTGGTTTTGGCCGGTGACGGCGGAGACGAGCTTTTTGGAGGATACGAGCGCTATCGTTTAAGCAGGATAGCTACTTTATTTCAAAAAATTCCGGGATTTTTGCGCGCGCCGTTTAATTTAAACCGAAAGTTTAAAAAGCTGAATACGCCGGCCGGCGTTGAGCGATTCGCGCTTTTTATGTTTCAAAAAAACGATATTTTAAAGAAAGTCGTGTCGTCGGATTATTTCAACCGCGATGTATCTAAGTCGTTTTTTGAAAGAAGATATTTCGGACAGCCGTCAGAAACATCTGACTCCGATTTTAAGACCGTGTTTTCGGGAAATTTCGAAGAAACGCTCATGAATGTTGATCGGCGAACTTGGCTGACGGACTTTGCTTTAATGCTGACCGATAAAATGTCTATGGCAAACGGACTTGAGACGCGAGTGCCGTTTTTGGATAAAAATATCGTGGAGTTTGCGGCGCGCATCCCTCTTCAATACAAGATTGATTTATTCAATACCAAAAAAATTTTAAAAAATGCCTATCGCGGCAGAATTCCGGATTATCTTTTAAACCAGCCCAAACGCGGATGGTTTTCGCCCGGAGCAAAATGGCTGCGCGCGGATGAATTTAGAAATAGAGCCGAAGAAGCGCTTTCGCCGGGCTATTATCCGGCAACAAAGGCGCTTTTCGATTGGCGGGATATTAAACAAATACTTGAGAATCATATCTCCGGAAAGGAATATAACCTTAATATTCTTTGGGCCATTCTTACCTTCCAGCTTTGGGCAAAAAGGTTTAATATCCATATATAA
- a CDS encoding glycosyltransferase family 4 protein has product MHKILVITPRFPLPDAGACEKDRLSGIKQLKRLGFDVRILAKVFDFQPKDEIEKFSQDFGTHVNLLPYENKLGLRKILNPFYWDGAAYEYASSVTKKALIKILDEFGPDLVWVDYTYLWPLYGILRRRKIPIITRSINFEPWHFLQEDGYSPLNIIKSLSKLLSEIITIHKSDFLFAITRKEEKIYRLLGARNTVTLPLRGLPVCLKNEHQIKNKEILNVFFAGSTYSVSHNKKALELILKNIAPAALQKYPGRFIFHITGRKFPEDFKPFLGKFAVYHGTINRWEEFLEDMDIAVVPSLYGAGMQQKIFEPMCRGIPTVASSRGLAEYPFKNEEHLLLAKTPNDFVNALIKLLDTNFRKKLSENSINLSKKLFSQEILDLTVLSVLNKLCAR; this is encoded by the coding sequence ATGCATAAGATTTTAGTCATTACTCCTCGTTTTCCTTTGCCAGATGCCGGCGCCTGTGAAAAAGACCGGCTGTCAGGCATTAAACAGTTAAAGCGCCTTGGTTTTGACGTGCGGATTTTGGCAAAAGTATTTGATTTTCAACCAAAGGATGAAATAGAAAAATTTTCGCAAGATTTCGGCACGCACGTTAATTTGCTCCCCTACGAAAATAAATTAGGTCTAAGAAAAATTTTAAATCCTTTTTATTGGGACGGCGCGGCTTATGAGTATGCGTCATCCGTAACAAAAAAAGCTCTTATTAAAATACTTGACGAATTTGGGCCGGATTTGGTTTGGGTTGATTATACCTATTTATGGCCGCTTTACGGTATTTTGCGCAGAAGAAAAATACCGATTATTACTCGCTCCATTAATTTTGAGCCCTGGCATTTTCTGCAAGAAGACGGTTATTCGCCGTTAAATATTATAAAATCTCTTTCCAAACTTTTAAGTGAAATCATAACTATTCATAAAAGCGATTTTTTATTCGCCATCACCCGGAAAGAAGAAAAAATTTATCGCCTATTAGGGGCGCGTAATACCGTTACTTTGCCATTGCGCGGACTGCCGGTTTGTTTAAAAAACGAGCATCAAATTAAAAATAAAGAGATTCTTAACGTTTTTTTCGCCGGTTCAACCTATAGCGTTTCCCACAACAAAAAAGCCCTTGAGCTTATTTTAAAGAATATTGCGCCTGCCGCTCTGCAAAAATATCCGGGCAGATTTATTTTCCATATTACCGGCAGAAAGTTTCCGGAAGATTTTAAGCCGTTTCTCGGAAAGTTCGCCGTTTATCACGGAACAATTAACCGCTGGGAAGAATTTTTGGAGGATATGGATATCGCCGTAGTTCCCTCGTTATACGGAGCCGGCATGCAGCAAAAAATTTTTGAACCCATGTGTCGCGGAATTCCCACGGTTGCGTCTTCAAGGGGCCTTGCGGAGTATCCTTTCAAAAATGAAGAACATTTGCTTTTAGCTAAAACCCCGAATGATTTTGTAAACGCGCTTATTAAACTTCTGGATACAAACTTTAGAAAAAAGCTCTCCGAAAATTCAATAAATCTTTCTAAAAAGTTATTTTCTCAAGAAATTTTGGATTTAACCGTTTTATCGGTTCTGAATAAGTTATGTGCGCGATAA
- a CDS encoding class I SAM-dependent methyltransferase: MSTPLIKLLAKTPIDLGQGTFKHDTKAKLIAFNCVPNCRSQCRALDLGCGDGYWSEKLKAKGYKTTSVDQERKYPNVDSDCRYDEMVPADLNQRLPFPDDSFDLAWSSEVIEHLEHHSLAIAEMMRVLKPGGSYILTTPNSYFWLYYFLKLFRLDHKDWQNEGHKNFFHIKYIKKLFPSAKIYGYFPYMVLKFKIKRLIGFLSPSFVIVGKK, translated from the coding sequence ATGAGCACGCCTCTTATAAAGCTGTTAGCCAAAACGCCGATTGATTTAGGACAAGGAACCTTTAAACATGATACAAAGGCAAAGTTAATCGCGTTTAATTGCGTTCCCAACTGCCGAAGTCAATGCCGCGCTCTTGATTTAGGTTGTGGAGACGGATACTGGTCTGAAAAATTAAAAGCCAAAGGGTATAAAACAACTTCCGTGGACCAAGAACGAAAATACCCGAATGTTGACTCCGACTGCCGCTATGACGAAATGGTTCCGGCGGATTTAAATCAAAGGCTTCCGTTTCCGGACGATTCTTTTGATTTGGCATGGTCCTCCGAAGTAATAGAACATCTTGAACATCATAGCCTGGCAATAGCCGAAATGATGCGCGTTTTGAAACCCGGCGGCTCGTATATTTTAACTACGCCTAATTCCTATTTCTGGCTTTACTATTTTTTGAAATTGTTCAGACTCGACCATAAAGACTGGCAAAACGAGGGTCACAAAAACTTTTTTCACATTAAATACATAAAAAAATTGTTTCCGTCGGCAAAAATATACGGCTATTTTCCATATATGGTCTTAAAGTTCAAAATAAAACGCCTCATCGGTTTTCTTTCGCCGAGTTTCGTGATAGTGGGCAAGAAATAA
- a CDS encoding NAD-dependent epimerase/dehydratase family protein produces MSSILITGGGGFQGSHLVESLIAQGHRVSILNTRSKTALKNLAAVIDKANFIWGNITDKELVEKSVRGKDAVFHMAGLINVDESLDNPASFFEVNVLGTQNVLESVKKHASRLIYISSCEVYGDGHNLKEGEKLSEFSEMRPSSPYASSKAAADGMCFSYFKSFGTDASIVRPFNVFGERQKSGKFGALIPILVSKALLGEDLTVFGDGSSTRDYTYISDIVRAYNLVLNNPSLKGRAVNFASGVNVSVKNIAQYIANKFNVNVVHAPARPGEVSRPPADISFAKSLGYEPEISIWEGIDRYINWAKNQ; encoded by the coding sequence ATGAGTTCAATTTTAATCACGGGAGGCGGAGGTTTTCAAGGCAGTCATCTGGTCGAATCTTTGATTGCGCAAGGACACCGCGTTTCTATTTTAAATACCCGCTCCAAAACTGCACTTAAAAATCTGGCCGCGGTCATCGATAAGGCCAATTTTATTTGGGGAAACATTACCGATAAAGAATTGGTTGAAAAAAGTGTTCGCGGGAAGGACGCGGTATTTCACATGGCGGGACTCATAAACGTTGACGAATCCCTTGATAATCCGGCTTCTTTTTTTGAAGTTAATGTTTTGGGGACACAGAATGTTTTGGAATCGGTAAAAAAGCACGCGTCGCGTTTAATTTATATTTCCAGCTGCGAGGTGTACGGCGACGGTCATAATTTAAAAGAAGGAGAAAAGCTGTCCGAATTTTCTGAAATGAGACCATCGAGCCCCTACGCATCGTCAAAAGCCGCGGCAGACGGGATGTGCTTTTCATATTTTAAATCTTTCGGAACAGACGCATCGATAGTTCGGCCGTTTAATGTTTTCGGCGAGCGTCAAAAAAGCGGAAAATTCGGAGCACTCATTCCCATTTTGGTTTCAAAAGCACTTTTAGGAGAAGATTTAACAGTATTTGGCGACGGTTCTTCAACCAGAGATTACACTTATATCAGTGACATCGTGCGGGCCTATAATCTTGTTTTGAATAATCCCTCCCTAAAAGGCCGGGCTGTCAATTTTGCGAGCGGCGTTAACGTCTCGGTTAAAAATATCGCCCAATACATCGCAAATAAATTTAACGTTAATGTTGTTCACGCGCCCGCTCGTCCCGGCGAAGTTTCTCGCCCCCCCGCGGATATTTCTTTTGCCAAAAGTTTGGGCTACGAGCCCGAAATAAGCATTTGGGAGGGCATTGACCGCTATATTAATTGGGCGAAAAATCAATAA
- a CDS encoding glycosyltransferase family 2 protein: MTKTLSIIIPAYNEKKTISEIIRQVQGVFLEGIEKEIIVVDDGSTDGTRDILKTIPGIKYIFHEENRGKGGAVKTGFQAALGDILLIQDADLEYDPNEYGRLLGPILSGRADVVYGSRFVGGNPHRVLFVFHYLGNRFLTILSNIFTGLNLSDMETCYKVFSKEAADSIKDKIKSKKFGIEPELTARVAKGKWRVYEVGISYYGRTYEDGKKINWRDGAAAIFHIIRFNLFTK, encoded by the coding sequence ATGACCAAGACTCTATCAATAATTATTCCGGCATATAACGAAAAAAAGACCATTTCCGAAATTATCCGGCAGGTTCAAGGCGTTTTTTTGGAGGGGATTGAAAAAGAAATTATCGTGGTTGATGACGGTTCAACTGACGGCACCCGCGATATTTTAAAAACGATTCCGGGTATAAAATATATTTTTCATGAAGAGAATAGAGGAAAGGGAGGCGCTGTTAAAACCGGATTTCAGGCGGCACTAGGCGATATTCTTTTGATTCAGGACGCGGATTTGGAATATGACCCCAATGAATACGGCAGATTGCTTGGTCCGATTTTGTCCGGACGGGCGGATGTGGTTTACGGATCGCGTTTTGTCGGAGGAAATCCGCATAGAGTTTTGTTTGTTTTTCATTACCTCGGAAACAGATTTCTTACGATTTTATCAAATATTTTCACCGGTCTTAATTTATCGGATATGGAAACATGCTACAAAGTTTTTTCAAAAGAGGCGGCGGATTCAATAAAAGACAAGATTAAATCCAAAAAATTCGGTATTGAACCGGAGTTGACGGCGCGCGTAGCTAAAGGAAAGTGGCGCGTTTATGAAGTCGGTATTTCTTATTACGGCCGAACTTACGAAGATGGCAAAAAAATAAATTGGAGGGATGGGGCCGCGGCAATTTTCCATATTATCAGATTCAATTTATTTACTAAATAA
- a CDS encoding glycosyltransferase has protein sequence MIDLSIVIPIHNEKEILENEVRKLTLALETAVAGRDYEILLVENGSSDKTPEIASNLSRNLPKIRVIALQNGDYGAAMKEGILQSRGQYAAIFNIDFWDIEALKKTLYLFENEKKDVVVCSKAMRGAQDRRSWKRRALNRIYNLSLRVLFNYRGTETHGIKFLRLEPIIPILKKCWTSGAMLDTELLLRAQDAGLKIAEIPVICEEKRKSVFGLSKHLPRVFKDTLALFIELRLKI, from the coding sequence ATGATCGATTTATCCATTGTTATACCTATTCATAACGAGAAAGAAATTTTAGAAAACGAGGTTCGCAAACTAACTTTGGCTCTTGAAACAGCCGTTGCCGGACGCGACTACGAAATTTTATTGGTGGAAAACGGAAGCTCGGACAAAACGCCTGAAATCGCAAGTAACCTTAGCCGGAATTTGCCAAAAATAAGAGTTATTGCTCTTCAAAATGGCGACTACGGCGCCGCTATGAAAGAAGGAATTTTACAAAGTCGCGGACAATACGCGGCGATTTTTAATATTGATTTTTGGGACATTGAAGCTCTTAAAAAAACTCTCTATTTGTTTGAAAATGAAAAAAAGGACGTGGTTGTGTGTTCAAAAGCAATGCGCGGAGCCCAAGACCGACGTTCCTGGAAAAGAAGAGCGCTGAACCGGATTTATAATTTATCTTTGCGCGTCCTCTTTAACTATCGCGGCACTGAAACTCACGGCATTAAGTTTTTGCGTTTGGAGCCGATCATTCCTATTCTGAAGAAATGTTGGACTTCGGGCGCTATGCTGGATACGGAGCTTTTGCTGCGCGCGCAAGATGCTGGTCTTAAAATAGCCGAAATTCCCGTAATCTGCGAAGAAAAAAGAAAAAGCGTTTTCGGGCTTTCTAAACACCTGCCGCGGGTTTTTAAAGACACCCTTGCCCTTTTTATTGAACTGCGTCTTAAAATTTAA
- a CDS encoding class I SAM-dependent methyltransferase, whose translation MRALLYIKEIWRGKDLYRILMNNECAKYALRGKTADIGAGSGSASYHRFFTKEAGTEIISLDRRTSPIDFEFDRLPYPDVSVDTALAFNILEHIYEYQNLLSEIKRVLKPGGRVYGATPFLVGFHPDPQDFWRYTSSVLLEIFRSNGFKDIEIKILGRGPFIASFFQLEFLFPRLFKMAILPLYFLLDFLFLKLKPNVPKEKFALGLFFFFAK comes from the coding sequence ATGCGCGCGCTTTTATATATAAAAGAAATCTGGCGAGGCAAGGATTTATATCGTATTTTGATGAATAACGAGTGCGCGAAATACGCGCTTCGCGGAAAAACCGCGGATATCGGCGCAGGTTCCGGTTCGGCGAGTTACCATCGCTTTTTTACCAAAGAAGCCGGAACAGAAATCATATCGCTTGATCGCCGGACATCGCCCATTGATTTTGAATTCGATCGACTGCCTTATCCTGACGTAAGTGTTGATACGGCGCTTGCTTTTAATATTCTTGAACATATTTACGAATATCAAAACCTGCTTTCGGAAATAAAAAGAGTTTTGAAGCCGGGCGGGCGGGTTTACGGAGCAACGCCCTTTTTGGTGGGGTTTCATCCCGACCCCCAAGATTTTTGGCGCTATACCAGCTCTGTTCTTTTGGAGATTTTTCGGTCAAACGGTTTTAAAGATATTGAAATAAAAATTTTGGGCAGGGGGCCGTTTATCGCGTCTTTTTTTCAACTTGAATTTTTGTTCCCGCGTCTTTTTAAAATGGCGATTTTACCACTTTATTTTCTATTGGATTTTTTATTTCTTAAATTGAAGCCGAATGTCCCAAAAGAAAAATTCGCTTTAGGCCTTTTCTTTTTTTTCGCAAAGTAA
- a CDS encoding glycosyltransferase family 39 protein: MKNNKIIVLIIFASLAVSLAYSFYFKITPAVDAAAYDKIAWNLTQGNGYKENADLSYEEDIAILRVGPGYQFFLAGIYSIFGRNLGVVWIINAILHALSVLFVFLLSREVFKENSRLLLGFTAAALIGFSPDLITMSGMLMTETLAIFLIILSVYLFFRYINSVEKPFWLVIVSALVFGFAIMVRTPIALMILPVLYYFYAGGQLKKAAVFIIILAALFSPWIIRNYKIYNVFIPTNYAFGYDLLVGNHLGSTGELEPYEPAERYVYEYSRVEGNRQALGDALTFIAGHPFEFLKITAQRISIYFSFARPTGFWFHLEGEARAATLALSAIYSALIFGLGFWGIYRAVAQNRVLQMHLNARLLFWIFIMVPLAVIFIIVETRYRFLAYPLLAVFAGFGLSDLSAFAEDHGCKAVDECEGRTLRSSESEGGCFGGFRRRNEGYHGRKPVEASFNGKLELKPMLVIWGILLLNSAIDIMRNLERVAEKLKELI; this comes from the coding sequence ATGAAAAATAATAAAATAATTGTTTTGATTATTTTTGCGTCTCTTGCGGTTTCACTTGCTTACTCTTTTTATTTTAAAATCACGCCGGCGGTTGACGCCGCGGCTTACGATAAAATAGCTTGGAATTTGACTCAAGGCAACGGATACAAAGAAAACGCCGATCTGTCTTACGAAGAGGACATAGCTATTTTGCGAGTCGGGCCCGGCTATCAATTTTTTCTTGCGGGGATTTATTCTATTTTTGGGCGAAACTTGGGGGTTGTCTGGATTATAAACGCGATTTTGCACGCGCTCTCGGTTTTATTTGTTTTTCTTTTAAGCCGAGAAGTATTCAAGGAAAATTCAAGGCTGCTTTTGGGATTTACGGCCGCCGCACTAATCGGGTTTTCGCCTGACTTAATCACAATGTCCGGAATGTTGATGACCGAAACTCTTGCGATTTTTCTTATTATCTTATCTGTCTATTTGTTTTTCAGATACATAAACAGCGTCGAAAAGCCGTTTTGGCTGGTTATTGTATCAGCGCTCGTTTTCGGTTTTGCGATTATGGTGCGCACACCTATAGCACTCATGATTTTGCCGGTTTTATATTATTTTTATGCCGGCGGCCAATTAAAAAAAGCGGCGGTTTTTATTATAATTTTGGCAGCGTTATTTTCCCCGTGGATTATAAGAAATTATAAAATCTACAATGTCTTTATTCCAACTAATTATGCTTTTGGTTACGATTTGCTTGTGGGTAATCATTTGGGTTCAACAGGAGAGCTTGAACCGTATGAGCCGGCCGAACGTTATGTTTATGAGTACAGCCGCGTTGAAGGAAATCGCCAAGCTCTCGGTGACGCCCTGACTTTTATTGCCGGGCATCCCTTTGAATTTTTAAAAATAACCGCGCAGAGAATTTCAATTTATTTTAGTTTCGCGCGCCCGACTGGTTTTTGGTTTCACTTGGAAGGTGAAGCAAGGGCTGCGACTCTTGCTCTTTCGGCGATATACTCGGCCTTAATTTTCGGCCTTGGTTTTTGGGGGATTTACAGGGCCGTGGCGCAGAACCGAGTTTTGCAAATGCATCTGAATGCAAGGCTGCTTTTTTGGATATTCATAATGGTTCCGCTGGCCGTCATTTTCATTATTGTTGAGACAAGATACAGGTTTTTAGCTTATCCTCTGCTTGCTGTTTTTGCCGGTTTTGGTTTATCGGATTTATCCGCCTTCGCAGAAGACCACGGCTGTAAAGCCGTGGATGAATGCGAAGGTCGGACCCTCCGAAGCTCGGAGAGCGAAGGAGGGTGCTTCGGCGGATTCCGCCGAAGAAATGAAGGATACCACGGGCGTAAGCCCGTGGAGGCTTCATTTAATGGAAAGCTTGAGTTGAAGCCGATGCTGGTAATTTGGGGTATTTTGTTGTTAAATAGTGCCATAGATATTATGCGTAATTTGGAAAGAGTCGCGGAAAAATTAAAAGAGTTGATATGA